The Syntrophorhabdaceae bacterium genome includes the window GAGGGAAACTTTCCGTAATAAAATCTTTAGGAAGAATTATGGCAAAATAAAAGAGATTCTTGAAATCCCCAATCTTATTGAAATTCAACTTGACTCTTATGAGAAATTTCTGCAGCAGGATATTACAGCGGAAAAGAGGACAAATATCGGCCTGCAGGCCGTTTTCAACAGCGTATTCCCGATACGGGATTCTCATGACACAACGACCCTTGAATTTGTCAAGTATGAGATAGGAGCCCCTAAAAATACTGAAGAGGAATGCCTTTTCAGGGGGATTACCTATGCAGCGCCGATGAAGGTGACAATCAGGCTTGTCGTCTGGAATGTCGACCCTGATACGAAGACGAGAGATATAAAGGCCGTAAAAGAGCAGGATGTCTACTTTGGAGAGATCCCTCTCATGACTGAACGGGGGACCTTCATCGTAAATGGTACTGAAAGGGTGATCGTCAGCCAGTTGCACAGATCACCCGGTGTTTACTTTGATTGTGACGCCAGCAAGTCGCCTTTAAGCGGAACCCTTTCATATACAGCGAGGATAATACCGTACAGGGGTTCATGGCTGGACTTTGAGTTCGATCATAAAGAACTGATCTACGTGAGGATCGACAAGAAAAAGAAGATCCACGTTACGTTATTGTTGAAAGCGCTGGGTTATGCTGAAAATGAAATCCTGAACTACTTCTATGAGAAAGAAAAGATTGTTTTAAAAGATAAGAAATTTTACAAACAGACATCTCCTGCCTTACTGATAGGTCAGAAAGCTACATCGGATATTATTAACGACAAGACCGATGAGGTTCTTGTCAGGAAACATAAAAAGATTACCAAGGCCATCATTAAAAAGATGGAACAGGCCAATATCAAGGAAGTACCGGTAGACGAAGAGGACATCATCGGGAAGGTGACGGCCGGCGATGTCATTGACCCAAAGACAAAAGAGGTTCTGATACCCATTAACAAGGATGTTACCAGGGAAGACCTGGAGAAGATTGCAGAGAGGAAGATAAAGAGTTTCGACATATTATTCATCGACAATCTTAATGTCAGTCCCTCTCTGAGGAATACCCTGATCGCCGACAAGGCAAATACCAAAGATGATGCCCTTATCGAAATATACAAAAAATTGAGACCGGGGGATCCGCCTACGATAGAATTTGCAGAAAATCTCATCCAGAGTATGTTTTTCAGCCCTGAGAGATACGATCTGTCAAAGGTGGGCAGGCTCAAAATAAACCACAGGATCGGCGTAGGCATACCCCTCGATGTTACAGTACTCCGGAGAGAAGACATCATTGAGGTCGTGAAACACCTCCTGAAGCTGAAGGATGCCAGGGGAACCGGGGACGATATTGACCACCTCGGCAACCGGAGGGTAAGA containing:
- the rpoB gene encoding DNA-directed RNA polymerase subunit beta → MRETFRNKIFRKNYGKIKEILEIPNLIEIQLDSYEKFLQQDITAEKRTNIGLQAVFNSVFPIRDSHDTTTLEFVKYEIGAPKNTEEECLFRGITYAAPMKVTIRLVVWNVDPDTKTRDIKAVKEQDVYFGEIPLMTERGTFIVNGTERVIVSQLHRSPGVYFDCDASKSPLSGTLSYTARIIPYRGSWLDFEFDHKELIYVRIDKKKKIHVTLLLKALGYAENEILNYFYEKEKIVLKDKKFYKQTSPALLIGQKATSDIINDKTDEVLVRKHKKITKAIIKKMEQANIKEVPVDEEDIIGKVTAGDVIDPKTKEVLIPINKDVTREDLEKIAERKIKSFDILFIDNLNVSPSLRNTLIADKANTKDDALIEIYKKLRPGDPPTIEFAENLIQSMFFSPERYDLSKVGRLKINHRIGVGIPLDVTVLRREDIIEVVKHLLKLKDARGTGDDIDHLGNRRVRTVGELLENQFRMGLVRMERAIKERLTFPEMETLMPHDLVNPKPVATAVKDFFASSQLSQFMDQTNPLSEITHKRRLSALGPGGLTRERAGFEVRDVHPTHYGRICPIETPEGPNIGLIASLSTYAKVNEFGFIEAPYREVIHGKVTDKVQYMSALEEEQYYITQANAPVEKDNKLAGDLIPAQKGGGFYLISPEEIHLMDVSPKQLVSVSAALIPFLEHDDANRALMGSNMQR